ACTATTGACGTGGAAAGTGTAGAAAAAGAAGGAACTACTTTCTTGATTTCTATGCCTGTTGACCAAGAGACTTGGAGCGAGCATATTCCCGAAGAGGTACTGGAAGAGCCTGCTGAGGCAAATCTGACTATTATGGAGACCGAGCGGGAAGTAAGAAATGAGGAAAAAGAACTACTGCTGCTGGTAGAAGATAATCCTGATATGCAGGAATACCTCAAAATCCTTTTTCAAGATAAATATGATATCATTCAAGCTTTTAATGGGGCCGAGGGTATTGAAAAAGCAAAAGAAGAGGTTCCAGATTTGATAGTTTGTGACTTGATGATGCCCATAATGGACGGTTTTGAGTTTAGCAAAAGGATACGAGCTAATGCCGCTTCCAGCCATGTGCCTATTATTATGCTTACGGCCAAATCCTCCAAAGAAAGTAGACTAGAGAGTTTGGAAATTGGGATTGACCTTTACATGACAAAGCCCTTTGATACAGATGAACTAAGCAGTGCGATCAAAAGCTGTATAGAAAACAGAAAAGCTCTTCGGGGGATTTTTAGAGGAGATGTTTTATCACTCGAAAATAATGACAAAGTTGAGGTCAATAAGCTAGAAAAGGAATTTATAGATAAGGTAAGGGATTTCTTAGAAAGTCATCACCATGATTCCACTTTGAACGTGCAGGCTATTTCTAGTTCTTTAGAAATGAGCGATACACAATTGAGAAGAAAACTCAAAAGTATAAGTTCGTATTCGCCTAATGAATACATTAGAAAATTCAGGTTAGAAAAAGCAGCTATTCTTCTAAAGGAGAGTGAAAAATCAGTGTCGGAAATTGCATTTGATGTTGGATATGAGAGTCTCTCTTATTTTTCCAAAATTTTCCAACAAGAGTATGGATGCTTGCCTTCAGAGTACGTTTAAAGCGACATTTCGATGGTTTTGGTTGAAATGAGTTAAAGAAAGTAAAATATGAGTTAATGGAATGATTAGCTAAAATTGATATTTACATATCAATTATTAACCAATTAGCTACATCATGGAAACACTTGTACTACCAGGAAAGCAGACTATTAAATCGGAACAAATTGTTTATCTAGAGAGCGATAGTAACTATACTATTATTCATCAGACCTCACTACCAAAAAAAGTAGTTGCAGCTAAAAGCCTCTGTTATATACAGAAAGGTTTGAACCCAAAATCCTTTGTTAGAATTAATCGCCAGCAGGTTATAAACATTGCTTGTATTACCAATTTTTGGGAAGAAAACGATACGGTCAATATTGAGATTTTCAATGGTGACCTTTTCAAAACTTCCAGGAGGAGAACTACCTCATTTTTAAACTTAATTACCCCTATAGAGCTATGAAAAAAAATAACTTTTACCCCTTACTGTTTATTTTATCACTGACCTTTTGGAGTCACAACCTTTTTGCAACAACCATTACTGTTACCAATGGCGGAGACGCTGGTGCAGGAACACTCAGGCAAGCCATTACAGACGCAAGTGATGGAGATATTATTGACTTTTTAGGAGTGAGCACGGTTTCACTTACTTCAGCACAGCTTACGGTAGATAAAAGTTTGACTATTGATGGTGGTGTAGGCAAAGTCACCATTACCCGAGCTTCAGGTACATTTAGGATTTTCCAGTTTTCTGTCAATTCATCGAAAAATGTATTTCTAAAGAATCTGAAAATTACGAATGGTAATAAGTCAGATCAGGCAGGTGGAATTTTAAATGGAGTCAATCTTACCATGGAAAACTGTGAAGTCTCTGGCAATTCTTCAATTCAGGCTGGAGGTATCCAAAATGATGAAGTGCTTACTATGACCAATTGCCTAATCATCAATAATCTATATGATGGAGGCTTAGTAACGAATGGAACATCTTTTAGTGCTACTAATTGTGTTTTTTCGGGAAACCAAGGTTTTGGAATTAAAGCAGGAAACTCCAATACTGTTGTTACCCTTACGAATTGTATTGTAAGTAAAAACATCAACAATTCTTCTTCTGGTTCAAGGCCTGGTTATGGGATGACCTTCTCAGCTGCTTCAGGTTCTAAAATAACGAATTGTACTTTTGTCAGTAATGCTGATAACGGAATCCGATTGAATACTTCTGCCAGTAACGTGGCTATAGTAAATTCTATCTTCTCTGAAAACGGAGCTAGCAATATAAGTTATAGTGGTTCTGGGCTTGGGAGTAATTCTACCAATAACTTTGTGGGAACTACGGCCTCAGGTGGGCTAGTTAATGGTGTTAATGGGAACATTGTAAATGATGGAAGTATTGATCTCTTTAATTTCTCTGACCCAAATGGAGCAGATAATATCTGGCTTACTGCAGATGATGGATTAAGGTTAAATCCAACTTCATCAGCGGTTAATAGTGGTACTAACACAGGTATTTTAGCTACTGATATTTTAGGAAACACAAGACCTTATAACAGCGGTACAGCCGATATGGGAGCCTATGAATATTCGCAAGATCTTCCTCTACCTACTTTTACACTTCAGCCTGTAAGTACTTCTTTTTGTGAGGGTGCCACAGGTCAACTTTCGGTTACAACTAATTCGTACGGAATTAGCCACAAATGGCAGTTTAACTCAGGTGCTTCATGGGCAGATGTGCCCTCAGGCGGTATCTATACAGGGGAAACCACTGCGACATTAGGTATAAGCGATGTAACGGGTCTTGATACTTACAAGTTTAGATGCTTAGCTTACAACTCCGATAATTCCAGTGCCATGTCAAATGAGGCGATTCTTACCGTAGATGCCCCAATGACCTTAATGTATGCTGGAGTTTCGAATTATTATTTGGTTGGTGACCCTATTTCGCCTCTTAATCCTGTACTTGGTGGAGGGAGTCCTAGTTCTAACTTCACCGTTTCTCCTGCTTTAGTAACAGGTATTTCTATTAATCCTTCTACCGGTATAATTTCGGGTACACCCACCACCACTTCACCTTCTACAGCATACACGGTAAGTGTGTCAAATGGATGCGGAGCAGCTACAGATATTCTTACTTTTTCAACTTTAAACTCTCCTCCTCCTCCTACACCAGTTATTTCTAGTCAGCCTCAAGATATCAATGTTTGCCCTTCGTCTTCTGGGAGTGCCACCATAGTGGCCAGTGATGTGGAGATTTACCTTTGGCAAGTGAATGATGGCGGCGGATGGGTTGACGTTCCAAGCAGCTCTCCTTACAGCGGAGAGGATGAAGCTACGCTGGTAATTTCAAACTCTTCAGGTCTAAATGGTTATATGTATCGCTGCAAAGTATCAAACGGAAGTGGCATAGTAACATCAAATGAAATTAGCCTTAATGAAGGCAAAAATGTGGTAGTAACTAATGGAAACAATGCCGGTGCTGGCTCTTTAAGAGCGGCCATGGATTGTATTTCGACAGGTGATACCATTACGTTTAGTGGTGTGAGTGTAGTATACTTAACTTCCGGACCATTATTGATAAATAAAGACATGACTATTGATGGTGGAAGTGGCGTCACCATCACTAGAGGTTCGGCTTCTAAGTTTAGAATATTTACCGTAAGCAATGTTACGGCGGTTTTAAGCAATTTGAATATAACGAATGGTGAAACAACCGACCAAGCTGGCGGAATTCAAAATAGCGGTAGGCTAACACTTAATAACTGCAACATCACCGGTAATGAATCACCGCAAGGAAATGCTATTCAAAACGACGAGGTGATAGTTCTTAATAATTGCAATGTAAGCGACAATAACGGTAACCAATACGGAAATGGAATGACCATGTATGGCGATTCTACCACAGCGAATAATACTATATTTTCCAATAATGGAGGCTCTGGAATACAGACAAACAATGGTAGTGTGGTGATTACCTTAAACAACTGCCTTTTTGTCAATAATAGTGAAAATGGAGTGAGTTTTGGCGGTGGGGCAGGTTCTAGTGTGACCAATTGTACATTAGCCAATAATACTTCCAAGGGTATCGATATAGGTAGCTCGGCGGCCAAAATTACTATAGTTAATAGCATTTTTGCTGGGAACAACTATAAGGATATTAGTCATAGTTCGCCAGACCTTGGGGCAGGTAGCACTAATAACTTAGTAGGAAGTACAAATGCAGGTGGATTAGTGAATGGTGTAAATGGGAATAGGATAAATGTTCCAGCTTTGTTTTTAGACAATTCAGATGCCGACGGAGCAGATAATACTTGGTTTACTGCCGATGATGGCTTTTCATTAACTGCTTGCTCTCAGGCCATAAATACAGGTACTTCGTCAGGGATTTCTGGCACAGATATATTGGGCAATGCCAGACTTGGTACTGCAGACATAGGAGCCTACGAATATCAAAGTGTCAGTGGTTTAGAAGCAGTGGCTTCAAATGTCATGGTAGATTTTATTGATGTTTGCTCTGGAAGTACGGTTACTTTGACAGGAAGCTGCGAAGGTAGTGGAGGATTGACATGGTATGATGTGGCTACAGACGGCACAGCATTAGGAACAGGAGTTTCGTTTACACAAAACCCAACAGAAAATTCCACTTATTATGCAGCTTGTTATGCAGGAGCATGTGAAGGTCCAAGAACGGCTACGGAAGAAGTTCAAATACTTCCAAATGCTGCAGACCTAGAAAATACGGTAACGCTTACCACAGATTATTCAGCAGACACTATCAAACTGGCAAATGATTACATCAATGCTACCAATAAAATAATATCACCTGCCGATGTTATTTATCATAGTGGTAAAGCCGTGAATTTGAACCCAGGTTTTGAGTCTCAAAACGGTTCTGTTTTCCTTGCCCGTGCAGATATAGTTACCTGCCCTTAAGGATTTTAATAATATAAGATTTTGAAAATTAATTGTCAATAATTATGAAAACGACGAGACTGGTTAAATTGACCCTTTTATTTAGTGTAATAGCTCATTTGGGCTTTGCCACCATACGTTATGTAAAACCTACAGCCACAGGAGCAGGAGATGGTTCCACTTGGGCAAATGCTTCTGCAGACTTGCAGGCAATGATAAATGCTTCTAGCAGTGGAGATGAAGTTTGGGTGGCTGCTGGTGTTTATAAGCCATTAGCGGATGGCTCAGGTGTTACAAATCCTACAGATACTAGAGACAAACTCTTTTATATGAAGGACGGGGTGAAGCTTTACGGTGGGTTTGTAGGGACAGAAACTGTACTCACACAAAGAGATTTCGCAACAAATAAAACCATTCTCTCAGGTGATATTGACAACAATGACACCAATACAGATGGTAACTTTATCAATGAGAGTCATACCGATATACAAGGTGATAATGCGTATCACGTATTTGTATTTCCAGGAACAGGAGAAACTACTGAGTTTGATGGGTTTATAATTACAGGTGGGAAGAATACTGCTTCTATAGGATACACAACACAATATGCCGGTGGTTATGGATTTAGCTCTTTTAGAGGTGCGGCTTTGTACTGTTCTGGAGCTGCTCCGCAAATTAGAAACTGCGTAATAAGTGGAAATGAGGGATATAGCGGTGTTTTATATCAGAATAATCAGAACACTTCTGGTGGATGGACTACCACGATAGAAAATTTGATTTGGGTAGGAAATTATGCTAACAATGGAGTTTTATACCTACATAGAGGGCCAACTGAAGTTACTAACAACGTCTTTGCATCAAACAGTACTTACTATTCAGTTTTGTATATTTCCAGCAATATGCCGGATGGTAATAGTATTAACTATAATCATATATCAGCATTTAATAATTCTCATGGTCAATATTCAAATTTCTTTATAATTCAGGGTGGAACTGTTCAAATTAAGAATTCAATTTTATGGAAAGAGGTAGAGGCTAACAATGCTGTGATTAACAATTCAGCTCATAGTTTGACTGTATCTAATTCTTCAATACAAGGTTCAGGAGGAAGTTCTGATTGGAACGGCGGTTTTGGAACTGATGGAGGGAATAATTTAGATTTAGCCCCTCAGTTTTCCAATGCAGGAAATATAGCTGGAGCAGATGGTAAGTACTTTACAAGTGATGATGGGCTCATACCCATTTCTTGTTCACCATTGCTAAATAATGCAGCTGCTGGCCTAACTAAAGATATAGCGAATCAAAATCGTCCTATAGACGGGAAAAATGACATTGGAGCCTATGAGTTTCAAGGTGCTTCTACTATACCAGCAAATGCCTCTAGTGTAGCAGCAAGTAGCTATAATATTCAATGTGGGCAATCTGCAAATTTGACTGGCTCATGTGCACAGGGAACGCTAACTTGGTATGAAGAAGTAAGTGGTGGGAGTAGCATTGGTACAGGTACTAATTTTACAGTTTCTCCTTCTCCTTTGGAGAGTCCTGCTCATTACTATGCAGCGTGTGAAACAAGTGCTACTTGTGTTAGTTTAAAGCGAATAGCAGTACCTGAAATTATAGTTAACTCACCAGAAAATGCTACCAGCGTGGCAGCAAGCAGCTATAGCATCACATGTGGGCAAACTGTAAATTTAACTGGCTCCTGTGCACAGGGAACACTCACATGGTATGACGAAGCAGGTGGCGGAAGTAGCATCGGAACAGGAACGAATTTTACCGTAACACCTTTAGTAAATCCCTCAAAATATTATGCATCCTGTGAAACCAGTAGCAGCTGTGTAAGTTTAGAAAGAGTAGCCACACCCGATATTACGGTAAGTCTTCCTGCCAATCCTACGGGAGTTGCTGCTAGCCAAAATGATATATGTCCATATACCGATGTAGACCTATCGGCTTCTTGTATAAACAGTACTACGGCAGAATGGTATAATAGTTCTATGACAGTGATAGGTTCTGGTGCTACTTTCCAGGTTAGCCCAAATACCACAAGTACATATTTTGTGAAATGTAAAAATGGAAGCTGCTTAAGCGAAGCAGAAGAAATAACTGTTAAGGTCTTGGCCAGACCTACTGGTGACAATGCTAGCCCTGGTTATGTTTGTGCAGGTCAGGAAGTTACCTATACTGCAAGTTGTGCCGTAGGCACCGTGGAGTGGTATAACAGTTATTCTGGTGGTAACCCGATTGGTACGGGAAACTCCTATACTTTTACCCCTTCCCATGGAACTTCTAGTTATTATCGAATTTACCCATCATGTACCAATGGAACTTGCTCGAGCAGCAGGGTGTCTGCCGATTCCTATTTTTACTTCGCCCCACCATCTGTTACAGTTTCCGAAACCGCACTATGTGCATCAAATAATACCGAGGTAACACTTACTGCTAACTGTACTTCATACGCAGGAGGAACTGTAACCAATTGGTATGATGCCGCTAGTGGTGGCAATTTTTTAGGTACAGGCAACACCTTTAATCACACGCCTACCAGTACCATTACTTATTATGCAGAGTGTGTGAGTAATAATTACAGTTGCGTTTCCAGTAGAATAGCAACCGACGAAGTGGTGGTAGGGCAGCCAGTTTCTATTCCAACCTCCGTTTCGGTAAATAATACCCAAGTATGTGCAAATACAGACATTACACTTTCAGCTAACTGCTCATCTGGTACTGTTATATGGTATACTCAAGACGCTGGTGGAAGCAGCATAGGTTCAGGTCAAAGCCTAGTCTATAACGTTAGTGCTACCTCAACATATTACGCCAGTTGCGAAGATGGCTCTTGCATTAGCGACCGAGTAGCTACAGCCGAAGTAACCGTATTGCCAAGTTCTAGCGGAATTCCGCTGAACCAAACTTTGACCAGTAATATTACAGGAACAGATACCAAGCAAGCCATAGAATACATTGATGCTACAAACAAAATTATTAACCCCGCAAATGTGGTTTATGAAAGTGGCAAAGCCATTAATCTTAACCCAGGTTTTGAGGTAGAAAATGGCTCGGTGTTTTTGGGGAGAGCAAACCTATCTGCTTGTCCGTAAATTTCGATAAAAATACGAGTGTATTTTTAAAATGGGCTCAAAACCTAGGCTTTGAGCCCATTTTGGTTGAAATGAGTTAAAGAAAGTCCGAAATGAGTTAATGATTTGATGCCCGCTACAATAGCTTTGCCTCCACGATAATTACTCAATTCATTATGAAAAACATTTATAGGATTGTCCTTCCCAACAGAGATTTATTCAAAGTTCTCTGGCCCTCTATTGTATTTTTACAAGCACTTCTAATTTTATCAGTTAGCAATGTAAAAGCCCAAACACCTGAATTTTTAGGTAACCTTAATAACAGTCCATATATCTACTCAAGCCACCCCTCATCATTTACAACAGTGGGGAATACTGTTTTCTTTGCAGCAAAGAATCATTTAGGAACTGAACTTTGGAAAACCGATGGTACGGCTTCTGGCACAGTGATGGTGAGTGACATTAATCAGGATCCCACTTCCTCATACCAACAAAATACCAACAGTGATATTACTGAAATGGTAAGTTTCAACAACATTTTATATTTTGCTGCTGACGACTACTTTCATGGTAAGGAACTTTGGAGATCGGATGGTACACCTAATGGAACCTATATGGTTAAGGATATTAGAGCTGGTTCCGCAGATGCAAACCCGACTTCTCTTTATGT
This portion of the Spirosomataceae bacterium TFI 002 genome encodes:
- a CDS encoding two-component system, LytT family, response regulator, with the protein product METLVLPGKQTIKSEQIVYLESDSNYTIIHQTSLPKKVVAAKSLCYIQKGLNPKSFVRINRQQVINIACITNFWEENDTVNIEIFNGDLFKTSRRRTTSFLNLITPIEL
- a CDS encoding Putative Ig domain-containing protein; its protein translation is MKKNNFYPLLFILSLTFWSHNLFATTITVTNGGDAGAGTLRQAITDASDGDIIDFLGVSTVSLTSAQLTVDKSLTIDGGVGKVTITRASGTFRIFQFSVNSSKNVFLKNLKITNGNKSDQAGGILNGVNLTMENCEVSGNSSIQAGGIQNDEVLTMTNCLIINNLYDGGLVTNGTSFSATNCVFSGNQGFGIKAGNSNTVVTLTNCIVSKNINNSSSGSRPGYGMTFSAASGSKITNCTFVSNADNGIRLNTSASNVAIVNSIFSENGASNISYSGSGLGSNSTNNFVGTTASGGLVNGVNGNIVNDGSIDLFNFSDPNGADNIWLTADDGLRLNPTSSAVNSGTNTGILATDILGNTRPYNSGTADMGAYEYSQDLPLPTFTLQPVSTSFCEGATGQLSVTTNSYGISHKWQFNSGASWADVPSGGIYTGETTATLGISDVTGLDTYKFRCLAYNSDNSSAMSNEAILTVDAPMTLMYAGVSNYYLVGDPISPLNPVLGGGSPSSNFTVSPALVTGISINPSTGIISGTPTTTSPSTAYTVSVSNGCGAATDILTFSTLNSPPPPTPVISSQPQDINVCPSSSGSATIVASDVEIYLWQVNDGGGWVDVPSSSPYSGEDEATLVISNSSGLNGYMYRCKVSNGSGIVTSNEISLNEGKNVVVTNGNNAGAGSLRAAMDCISTGDTITFSGVSVVYLTSGPLLINKDMTIDGGSGVTITRGSASKFRIFTVSNVTAVLSNLNITNGETTDQAGGIQNSGRLTLNNCNITGNESPQGNAIQNDEVIVLNNCNVSDNNGNQYGNGMTMYGDSTTANNTIFSNNGGSGIQTNNGSVVITLNNCLFVNNSENGVSFGGGAGSSVTNCTLANNTSKGIDIGSSAAKITIVNSIFAGNNYKDISHSSPDLGAGSTNNLVGSTNAGGLVNGVNGNRINVPALFLDNSDADGADNTWFTADDGFSLTACSQAINTGTSSGISGTDILGNARLGTADIGAYEYQSVSGLEAVASNVMVDFIDVCSGSTVTLTGSCEGSGGLTWYDVATDGTALGTGVSFTQNPTENSTYYAACYAGACEGPRTATEEVQILPNAADLENTVTLTTDYSADTIKLANDYINATNKIISPADVIYHSGKAVNLNPGFESQNGSVFLARADIVTCP